The following proteins come from a genomic window of Natrinema saccharevitans:
- a CDS encoding TlpA family protein disulfide reductase: protein MRRRELLAGAGSVGILAAGTGIVLGGLPSFGEEPAADTDDDDEGSEWPIEVETIDARGSDGGTVTVPNDGITLVEFFATGCGKCQAQMPRLAEARSRLVDDYGDDLTVLSVTYQSADTMPDDELRTWWRNHDGNWYVGRDTTSSLAAHYGIFGYPVTIIVDETGEKRWEKSGLGSSDDIVRAVEDAFESFDGSDDGAETNESATA from the coding sequence ATGAGACGGCGAGAGTTGCTCGCTGGCGCCGGTAGCGTCGGCATTCTCGCGGCCGGGACCGGGATCGTTCTCGGCGGACTTCCGTCGTTCGGCGAGGAACCGGCGGCCGACACGGACGACGACGACGAGGGCTCCGAGTGGCCGATCGAAGTCGAGACGATCGACGCTCGCGGTAGCGACGGCGGAACGGTGACGGTTCCCAACGACGGGATCACGCTCGTCGAGTTCTTCGCAACGGGCTGTGGCAAGTGCCAGGCACAGATGCCGCGCCTCGCCGAGGCCCGCTCACGGCTCGTCGACGACTACGGGGACGATCTCACGGTCCTCTCGGTCACCTACCAGTCGGCGGATACCATGCCGGACGACGAACTCCGGACCTGGTGGCGAAACCACGACGGGAACTGGTACGTCGGCCGCGACACCACGTCGTCGCTGGCGGCGCACTACGGTATCTTCGGCTATCCGGTGACGATCATTGTCGACGAAACGGGCGAGAAACGCTGGGAGAAGAGCGGGCTCGGATCCAGCGACGACATCGTTCGGGCGGTCGAGGACGCGTTCGAGTCGTTCGACGGGAGCGACGACGGGGCCGAGACCAACGAATCCGCGACGGCCTGA
- a CDS encoding class I SAM-dependent methyltransferase, with protein sequence MNDDRERWNERYEDGDREPRDDPIPILERRIETLPDGRALDVATGTGRNALFLADHGYDVDAVDVSDEAIATARERAAERGLEVDWTRADVAEFEPEPGRYDLIVVSYFSGLEHLPALKEALAPGGVLAYEHHLRSRDPVAGPSTDRHRYRSNDLLRACLDLTVLSYTERRRPTDDGEPVAVATLLARRSSGGTQSYPFVPDDALEP encoded by the coding sequence GTGAACGACGACCGCGAGCGCTGGAACGAGCGGTACGAAGACGGGGATCGCGAGCCGCGTGACGATCCCATACCGATCCTCGAGCGCCGGATCGAAACGCTTCCCGACGGCCGCGCGCTGGACGTGGCGACCGGAACCGGCCGGAACGCGCTCTTTCTGGCCGACCACGGCTACGACGTCGACGCGGTCGACGTCTCCGACGAGGCCATCGCGACGGCGCGCGAGCGGGCCGCCGAACGCGGCCTCGAGGTCGACTGGACCCGAGCCGACGTGGCCGAGTTCGAACCGGAACCGGGCCGGTACGACCTGATCGTCGTGAGCTACTTCTCCGGCCTCGAGCACCTGCCGGCGCTCAAGGAGGCGCTCGCGCCCGGGGGTGTCCTCGCCTACGAACACCATCTCCGCTCGCGCGACCCGGTCGCGGGTCCATCGACCGACCGTCATCGATATCGCTCGAACGACCTGCTCCGGGCGTGTCTCGACCTGACGGTCCTCTCGTACACGGAGCGACGGCGGCCGACCGACGACGGGGAGCCGGTCGCGGTCGCGACGCTGCTCGCCAGACGCTCGAGCGGCGGGACGCAGTCGTATCCGTTCGTCCCGGACGACGCGCTCGAGCCGTAA
- a CDS encoding TlpA family protein disulfide reductase: protein MKRRHLLATAAATTALVGCLSGPDEGNGESDDAPVEPPFEIATLDATGSEAGTVTIPDSSRPLLCNFTRTECPTSRGFLSTLAEAASRLEGGGYAVGGADPDVRFLSVTDGTSGPSPTDDELATWFEANGGNWWLGRDVPGTCYDYYGIDGYPTTILVGSAGTVHWRNRGRSSPGTVTATVRDILEADAGGSDEGNESAGNRTDG, encoded by the coding sequence ATGAAACGCCGACACCTGCTCGCGACGGCGGCCGCGACGACGGCGCTGGTCGGCTGTCTCAGCGGGCCCGACGAGGGGAACGGTGAGTCGGACGACGCGCCGGTCGAGCCCCCCTTCGAAATCGCCACCCTCGACGCGACGGGTAGCGAGGCCGGAACGGTCACGATCCCCGACTCGAGTCGGCCGCTCCTCTGTAACTTCACCCGGACCGAGTGTCCGACCAGCCGGGGGTTTCTCTCGACGCTCGCCGAGGCCGCGTCCCGGCTCGAGGGCGGGGGGTACGCCGTCGGCGGGGCGGATCCGGACGTGCGATTCCTCTCCGTGACCGACGGGACCAGCGGCCCCTCGCCGACCGACGACGAACTGGCCACCTGGTTCGAGGCGAACGGGGGGAACTGGTGGCTGGGCCGTGACGTGCCCGGGACCTGCTACGACTACTACGGCATCGACGGCTATCCGACGACGATCCTCGTCGGCAGTGCGGGGACGGTCCACTGGCGCAATCGCGGCAGGAGTTCACCCGGCACCGTCACCGCGACCGTCCGTGACATCCTCGAAGCGGACGCCGGCGGCTCGGACGAGGGCAACGAAAGCGCGGGCAACCGGACCGACGGCTGA
- a CDS encoding LysE family translocator codes for MIELVVTGLAGVVFGLALAAPPGPMNAIIAEESVVRGWPAGFRAGLGAMLADAVFFGLTLAGFVAVIDRVSVVRPALYLAGGVLMLYFAVGAVREARTASSFTDADRGVSRGFRKTFVLSLTNPYQIGFWLTVGVGLLEPGTLDVLAYAPAVGELLEGVLVVRTGSPALLLGFFGGIGCWIVGYPAALVGAGRRVDAFAPLVAAGSAVVLAGFGLAFLGLGAVQFV; via the coding sequence GTGATCGAACTCGTCGTGACGGGACTGGCCGGCGTGGTCTTCGGGCTCGCGCTCGCGGCCCCGCCGGGACCGATGAACGCCATCATCGCCGAGGAGAGCGTCGTTCGCGGCTGGCCCGCCGGCTTCCGGGCCGGACTCGGTGCCATGCTGGCCGACGCGGTCTTTTTCGGCCTCACGCTCGCGGGGTTCGTCGCCGTGATCGACCGCGTTTCTGTCGTCCGACCCGCGCTCTATCTCGCCGGCGGTGTCCTCATGCTGTACTTCGCGGTCGGTGCGGTCCGGGAGGCCCGGACTGCGAGTTCGTTTACCGACGCCGACCGGGGCGTCTCGCGGGGGTTTCGCAAGACGTTCGTCCTCTCGCTGACCAACCCCTACCAGATCGGCTTCTGGCTCACCGTCGGCGTCGGCCTGCTCGAGCCCGGGACGCTCGACGTGCTGGCGTACGCGCCGGCCGTCGGGGAGCTACTCGAGGGGGTCCTCGTCGTCCGAACCGGCTCGCCCGCGCTGTTGCTCGGCTTCTTCGGCGGGATCGGCTGCTGGATCGTGGGCTACCCGGCGGCGCTGGTCGGGGCCGGGCGACGCGTCGACGCGTTCGCCCCCCTCGTCGCGGCGGGCAGTGCCGTCGTCCTCGCGGGGTTCGGGCTCGCCTTCCTGGGGCTGGGAGCGGTGCAGTTCGTCTGA
- a CDS encoding HD domain-containing protein — MGVEIKEARVSDAELEEMKGFVFEYLAASVEKEEEGGRMRWYPWHSAEYRHNHILNVVDLATEIAEEEGADVDVTRVAALFHDVAKLETDQELHAEAGARVAREYLESRADYPESFIQQVCRAIEHHSYQGDLTDLDLETQCLIEADLLDKVGANGTALMLLRMGYEARTHMDCDEMVERVLERGYDAASRVRSDTAEGIAHQRLKRVRWFSEWLEDEIAALGE, encoded by the coding sequence GTGGGCGTCGAAATAAAGGAGGCGCGGGTGTCAGACGCCGAACTCGAGGAGATGAAAGGATTCGTCTTCGAGTATCTCGCGGCCAGCGTCGAGAAGGAAGAGGAGGGCGGCCGCATGCGCTGGTACCCGTGGCACTCCGCCGAGTACCGACACAACCACATCCTCAACGTGGTCGATCTCGCGACCGAGATCGCCGAGGAGGAAGGCGCCGACGTCGACGTCACGCGCGTCGCCGCCCTCTTTCACGACGTGGCCAAACTCGAGACCGATCAGGAACTCCACGCCGAGGCCGGGGCCCGGGTCGCCCGGGAGTACCTCGAGTCCCGCGCGGACTACCCCGAGTCGTTCATCCAGCAGGTGTGTCGCGCCATCGAACACCACTCCTATCAGGGCGACCTGACGGACCTCGATCTGGAGACGCAGTGTCTCATCGAGGCCGACCTGCTCGACAAGGTCGGCGCGAACGGGACGGCGTTGATGCTGTTGCGGATGGGCTACGAGGCCCGCACGCACATGGACTGCGACGAGATGGTCGAGCGCGTCTTGGAGCGGGGCTACGACGCCGCCTCGCGCGTCCGGAGCGACACCGCGGAAGGCATCGCCCACCAGCGCCTGAAACGCGTCAGGTGGTTCAGCGAGTGGCTCGAGGACGAGATCGCCGCGCTGGGCGAGTGA
- a CDS encoding cobalamin B12-binding domain-containing protein, with amino-acid sequence MSSEQEAESIRCLVAKVGLDGHDRGAHVIARAFRDAGFEVIYSGLHKAPDEIVQAAVQEDVDVLGISILSGAHDTLVPKIMDGLEEYGAAEDTLVLAGGVIPEEDRDELREQGVAAIFGPGTSVEETIEFVRENAPQR; translated from the coding sequence ATGAGCAGCGAACAGGAAGCGGAGTCGATTCGGTGTCTCGTCGCCAAAGTCGGCCTCGACGGTCACGATCGCGGCGCGCACGTCATCGCGCGCGCGTTCCGGGATGCCGGCTTCGAGGTCATCTACTCCGGGCTCCACAAAGCGCCCGACGAAATCGTCCAAGCCGCGGTCCAAGAGGACGTCGACGTCCTCGGCATCTCCATCCTCTCGGGGGCCCACGACACGCTGGTCCCGAAGATCATGGACGGGCTCGAGGAGTACGGTGCGGCCGAGGACACGCTCGTGCTGGCCGGCGGCGTCATTCCCGAGGAGGACCGCGACGAACTCAGAGAACAGGGCGTCGCAGCCATCTTCGGTCCCGGTACCTCCGTCGAAGAGACCATCGAGTTCGTCCGCGAGAACGCGCCCCAGCGATGA
- the meaB gene encoding methylmalonyl Co-A mutase-associated GTPase MeaB, which translates to MSMDADDRSLLEDLLAGEHRALARVISKIENRAPGYRDLVSELYAHTGNADVIGITGSPGAGKSTLVDKLAETYRDRGETVGVIAIDPSSPFTGGAVLGDRIRMASTVGDMDVFVRSMSARGTLGGLSTATADAVKAMDAFGKDKIIIETVGAGQNEIDIVRTADTVAVLVPPGSGDDIQTLKAGILEIGDVFVVNKADRDGADRTVQELRDMVQLGDESGFDGGGGHHSQEIIDAHDDWDGESADADETDEGWTPPIVETVAIHGTGVDAFIDELAAHRHYLVDSGEHAEQVRTRYAEEIRTLLREDVHTMLEDELAAAGGIDDLAEAVRQGETDPYSIATDVLEPVEACLENLETDTRE; encoded by the coding sequence ATGAGCATGGACGCCGACGACCGGTCGCTCCTTGAGGACCTGCTCGCGGGGGAACACCGCGCGCTGGCCCGCGTGATCTCGAAAATCGAGAACCGCGCGCCGGGCTATCGCGATCTCGTTTCGGAGCTGTACGCCCACACCGGGAACGCGGACGTGATCGGGATCACCGGCTCGCCGGGCGCGGGCAAGTCGACGCTGGTCGACAAACTCGCCGAGACCTACCGCGACCGGGGCGAGACGGTCGGCGTCATCGCAATCGACCCCTCCTCGCCCTTTACCGGCGGGGCGGTACTCGGCGACCGCATCCGGATGGCCTCCACGGTGGGCGACATGGACGTTTTCGTCCGGTCGATGAGCGCCCGCGGGACGCTGGGCGGGCTCTCGACCGCGACCGCGGACGCGGTCAAGGCGATGGACGCCTTCGGAAAGGACAAGATCATCATCGAGACCGTCGGTGCCGGGCAAAACGAGATCGACATCGTCCGGACCGCCGACACCGTCGCCGTCCTCGTCCCGCCAGGCTCGGGCGACGACATCCAGACGCTGAAAGCCGGCATCCTCGAGATCGGCGACGTCTTCGTCGTCAACAAGGCCGACCGCGACGGCGCGGACCGGACGGTACAGGAACTGCGTGACATGGTCCAACTCGGCGACGAGAGCGGGTTCGACGGTGGCGGCGGCCACCACAGCCAGGAGATCATCGACGCACACGACGACTGGGACGGCGAGTCCGCCGACGCCGACGAGACCGACGAGGGCTGGACGCCGCCGATCGTCGAGACCGTCGCCATCCACGGCACCGGCGTCGACGCGTTCATCGACGAACTCGCGGCCCATCGGCACTACCTCGTCGACTCCGGCGAACACGCCGAACAGGTGCGTACGCGTTACGCCGAGGAGATCCGCACCCTCTTGCGCGAGGACGTCCACACCATGCTCGAGGACGAACTCGCCGCCGCCGGCGGGATCGACGACCTCGCCGAAGCCGTTCGGCAGGGTGAGACCGATCCCTACTCGATCGCGACCGACGTGCTCGAGCCCGTCGAGGCCTGTCTCGAGAATCTCGAGACCGACACCCGCGAGTGA
- a CDS encoding alpha/beta fold hydrolase, with amino-acid sequence MKARTVLGAALGTVGGAVLGNRLLKRRAGDLETPLVGIERTYRWRGIETQYTVAGDPNDPDMLLLHGVYAGASSHEFESLVDRLAENYHVYAVDLPGFGRSERPPLVYSATLYAEFVRDFASEVTDAPIVVASSLSGTFAVEAADETDFECLVLICPTGETADERPWVRTLLRTPIVGTTLYNLLASKPSIRSFYDRDGYYDSDRIDPATVRYAWESAHQPGARYAPASFAAGTLDPDFDLETELAALETPTTLVWGRDAELVPLRDGRDLAAAADLDLVVIDYATQLPHAEHPDKFVEYLSAELPRADIED; translated from the coding sequence ATGAAAGCCCGAACAGTCCTCGGCGCAGCCCTCGGAACCGTCGGTGGAGCCGTCCTCGGGAACCGCCTCCTGAAGCGGCGGGCGGGCGACCTCGAGACCCCGCTGGTCGGTATCGAACGGACGTATCGCTGGCGCGGGATCGAGACGCAGTATACGGTCGCCGGCGACCCCAACGACCCCGACATGCTGCTCCTTCACGGGGTCTACGCGGGTGCGAGCAGCCACGAGTTCGAGTCGCTCGTCGACCGGCTGGCGGAGAACTACCACGTCTACGCGGTCGATCTGCCCGGCTTCGGCCGCTCGGAGCGACCGCCGCTGGTCTACTCCGCAACGCTGTACGCCGAGTTCGTCCGCGACTTCGCGAGCGAGGTGACCGACGCGCCGATCGTCGTCGCCTCCTCGTTGTCGGGCACGTTCGCCGTCGAGGCCGCCGACGAGACCGACTTCGAATGCCTCGTGTTGATCTGTCCGACCGGCGAGACGGCGGACGAACGGCCGTGGGTCCGCACCCTCCTGCGGACGCCGATCGTCGGCACGACGCTGTACAACCTGCTCGCGAGCAAGCCCTCGATCCGCTCTTTCTACGATCGGGACGGCTACTACGATTCCGACCGAATAGATCCCGCAACGGTCCGGTACGCCTGGGAGAGCGCCCACCAGCCCGGCGCGCGCTACGCGCCCGCCTCCTTCGCCGCCGGCACCCTCGATCCCGACTTCGACCTCGAGACGGAACTGGCCGCGCTCGAGACGCCGACGACGCTCGTCTGGGGCCGCGACGCCGAACTGGTCCCGCTTCGGGACGGGCGGGACCTGGCGGCGGCCGCGGATCTCGATCTGGTTGTTATCGACTACGCGACCCAACTACCCCACGCCGAACATCCGGACAAATTCGTCGAGTACCTGTCTGCGGAGCTTCCGCGGGCCGACATCGAGGACTAG
- a CDS encoding Zn-ribbon domain-containing OB-fold protein: MSDADDTVADAGFDDWLDAAEDGAAYYLECPEDHTSLPPRRVCPDCGSTDLEELALPDTGEVRTFTVTHVPTPAFEEDAPYATAVVDFGPVSLTGQVVGIDVGDVETGLTVELEISVSETTGERVIGLRPA; this comes from the coding sequence ATGAGCGATGCCGACGACACCGTCGCCGACGCCGGCTTCGACGACTGGCTCGACGCCGCCGAGGACGGCGCTGCCTACTACCTCGAGTGCCCCGAGGATCACACGTCCCTGCCGCCGCGCCGGGTCTGTCCCGACTGCGGTTCGACCGACCTCGAGGAACTCGCCCTCCCGGACACCGGCGAGGTACGGACGTTCACCGTCACGCACGTGCCGACGCCGGCCTTCGAGGAGGACGCCCCCTACGCGACGGCCGTCGTCGACTTCGGCCCCGTCAGCCTGACCGGTCAGGTCGTCGGGATCGACGTCGGGGACGTCGAGACCGGCCTCACGGTCGAACTCGAGATTTCGGTTTCGGAAACGACCGGCGAGCGAGTGATCGGTCTGCGACCAGCGTAA
- a CDS encoding thiolase C-terminal domain-containing protein, translating into MSDVRVAGTGLTPFGNSPERTSRDLFAEASIAAFEDSGVPREDVEGVLYGNFMGELSEHQGHQGPLMAEAAGVQAPATRYESACASSGAAVREAVKRIRTGEDDVLLVGGAERMTNLGTAGATEALAIAADDLWEVRAGVTFPGAYALMARAYFDEFGGEHEDLAHIAVKNHENALSNEKAQYQSAIEVSDALEAPPVSEPLGLYDACPISDGASALVLTSESYAEEHDLEAPVAITGTGQGGDRMALHDREYLARSPAAREAGDEAYADAGVSAGDVDLAEVHDCFTIAEVLALEALDLEPIGEGITAARDGRTTADGETPINLSGGLKAKGHPVGATGASQIAEVTDLLAGDHPNSDHVADATTGVAHNAGGTVASATVHVLEVLE; encoded by the coding sequence ATGAGTGACGTACGTGTTGCAGGGACAGGGCTAACGCCGTTCGGGAACAGTCCCGAACGGACCAGCCGTGACCTCTTCGCGGAGGCGAGTATCGCGGCCTTCGAGGACAGCGGCGTTCCCCGCGAGGACGTCGAGGGCGTCCTCTACGGCAACTTCATGGGCGAACTCTCCGAGCATCAGGGCCATCAGGGGCCGCTGATGGCGGAAGCGGCCGGCGTCCAGGCCCCCGCGACCCGCTACGAATCTGCGTGTGCCTCGAGCGGCGCTGCCGTCCGCGAGGCCGTCAAACGAATCCGTACCGGCGAGGACGACGTCCTGCTGGTCGGCGGTGCGGAACGAATGACCAACCTCGGGACCGCGGGCGCGACCGAGGCGCTGGCGATCGCCGCCGACGACCTCTGGGAGGTCCGGGCCGGGGTGACCTTCCCCGGTGCGTACGCACTGATGGCCCGGGCTTACTTCGACGAGTTCGGCGGCGAACACGAGGATCTCGCCCACATCGCGGTCAAGAACCACGAAAACGCCCTCTCGAACGAGAAGGCCCAGTACCAGAGCGCGATCGAGGTCTCCGACGCGCTCGAGGCCCCGCCGGTCTCGGAACCGCTCGGGCTCTACGACGCCTGTCCGATCTCGGACGGCGCGTCGGCGCTGGTCCTCACGAGCGAGTCCTACGCCGAGGAACACGACCTCGAGGCCCCGGTCGCGATCACGGGCACCGGACAGGGCGGCGACCGGATGGCGCTCCACGACCGCGAGTACCTCGCCCGCTCGCCCGCGGCCCGCGAAGCCGGCGACGAAGCCTACGCCGACGCCGGCGTCTCGGCCGGCGACGTCGACCTCGCGGAGGTCCACGACTGCTTTACCATCGCCGAAGTGCTGGCGCTCGAGGCGCTCGATCTCGAGCCGATCGGCGAGGGGATCACGGCCGCCCGCGACGGGCGGACGACCGCGGACGGCGAGACGCCGATCAACCTCTCGGGCGGGCTGAAGGCCAAGGGCCACCCGGTCGGTGCGACGGGGGCTTCTCAGATCGCCGAAGTGACCGACCTGCTGGCCGGCGACCATCCGAACAGCGACCACGTCGCGGACGCGACGACCGGCGTCGCCCACAACGCGGGTGGCACGGTCGCGAGCGCGACCGTTCACGTTCTGGAGGTGCTAGAGTAA
- a CDS encoding M20/M25/M40 family metallo-hydrolase, with translation MEQQRRRFLEELLTTATPSGFETPGQRRWVEYVEEFADEVRTDSYGNAVAVLEGNETSIALTGHSDEIGFMVRDIEESGILRMTPVGGSDRTVSKGQHVRIHTDAGPVPGVIGQTAIHLRDHEDESLTDIDQQYIDIGADDAAEAEELVERGDPITFDQTVSELEHGRIAARGLDNRIGIWAAAEALRRAAERDHEATIYAVSTVQEEVGLQGAKMVGFDLAPDAVVAIDVTHATDTPDLPSGQKTGVELGDGPVVVRGSANHPRLVDAVRQTASEADIDIQLQASGTNTGTDADAFYTSRGGIPSVNVGVPNRYMHTPVEVVDLADLETVAELLSAVPATVADCDLSTSIE, from the coding sequence ATGGAGCAACAACGCCGTCGGTTCCTCGAGGAATTACTTACCACAGCGACGCCGTCCGGGTTCGAGACACCGGGTCAACGCCGCTGGGTAGAGTACGTCGAGGAGTTTGCCGACGAGGTGCGGACCGACAGTTACGGAAACGCCGTCGCCGTGCTGGAGGGAAACGAGACGTCGATCGCTCTCACTGGACACAGCGACGAAATCGGCTTCATGGTGCGAGATATCGAGGAAAGCGGCATACTCCGAATGACTCCTGTCGGGGGGTCGGACCGGACCGTCTCGAAGGGCCAACACGTCCGTATCCATACCGATGCCGGGCCAGTTCCGGGAGTGATCGGTCAGACGGCGATTCATCTCCGTGATCACGAAGACGAATCGCTCACCGATATCGACCAGCAGTATATCGATATCGGCGCCGACGATGCGGCCGAAGCCGAGGAATTAGTCGAACGCGGCGATCCGATTACGTTCGATCAAACGGTCTCCGAACTGGAGCACGGACGGATCGCAGCACGCGGGCTGGACAATCGCATCGGTATCTGGGCCGCGGCGGAAGCCCTCCGGCGGGCAGCCGAACGCGACCACGAGGCGACGATCTATGCCGTCTCTACGGTTCAAGAGGAAGTCGGGTTACAGGGCGCGAAAATGGTCGGCTTCGATCTCGCACCCGATGCAGTAGTCGCGATCGACGTGACTCACGCGACGGACACGCCGGATCTTCCGTCGGGTCAAAAAACCGGTGTCGAACTCGGTGACGGCCCGGTCGTCGTACGCGGAAGCGCAAACCATCCGCGACTCGTCGATGCAGTTCGGCAGACTGCCTCCGAGGCCGATATCGATATCCAGTTACAGGCATCGGGAACGAACACCGGGACGGATGCCGATGCCTTCTATACTTCCCGCGGGGGGATTCCGTCGGTGAACGTCGGCGTCCCGAACCGCTATATGCACACGCCCGTCGAGGTCGTGGATCTGGCGGATCTCGAGACGGTCGCCGAACTTCTGAGCGCCGTCCCAGCTACTGTCGCTGACTGTGACCTTTCCACGAGCATCGAATAG